The DNA sequence CCCCAGACAAAGATGCAGCAGAGAGGGGGGCAGTTGCATCCCCGATGGTCTTTTGAGGGTAGAGCCCAGCGTATCTGCAAAGGCCCTCGCCTGCAAGGGCTGAGGTGCCGTAAGGTTCACGGGTCCGGATATTTCTTCTGCATGAAGAAGAAAACGGATGGCCCGAACCAGATCTTCCATGGCAATCCAGCTCATCCAGGCCCGGCCACGGCCGATGGTGCCCCCCAGACCCATGGAAAAAAGAGGATAGAGCCGGGCAAGGGCACCACCTCTGGGCGTCAGGCCGATACCTATGCGCAGACAGACCACACGGCAGAAATCCTGCGCCTGCAGGGCTTCTTCCTCCCACATGCGGCAGACTCGGGCAAGAAAGCCCTGACCACTGGAATCTGCCTCGCTTAAAACAGAGTCTTTTCTGTGTCCGTAATACCCAATGGCAGAGGCTGAAATTAAAATTTTGGGAGGATGGGATGCTTTTTTTATGGCCTGAACAAGAAAACGGGTTCCCTGAATACGACTCTGGAGAATTCGGCGCTTTTTTTCTTCTGTCCAGGTATCTTCGCCGATGGGTTCTCCGCCAAGGTGCAGCACCGCATCAACCCCATCCATGATGTCGGGATCGGCACAGCCCTTTTCCGGATTCCAGAAACGGGTACCAGAAATGCCCCTTTGGCGGACAAGGGGAATCACCCTGTGCCCCGCCGTTGTCAGAGCAGGAATGAGGCTTTCCGCCACCAGACCGGAGCTTCCGCTCATCAGAATAGTCATGGGCCGGGGCAGAGGCGCAGAAAGATCATCTTCCAGCACATGCTGCCGCCAGTGAAAAAGCTTCTCAAGTTTTTCTTTTACCATTTTTGCCGCAAAAAAATTACCCGCCGGACCCGCTGGAAGGGCAAAGCGCAGGATATCTTCCATTCGGCATCCTGCTGCATCCGGATGAAAATAATGGGAATGCTCCCAGAAGGCAAAGGGACCCTTTGTCTGTATATCCTTAAAAAAAAAGGGGGCGGAGACTTCCGGGTAATATCCTTTCCAGGGAAGGGAAAGGGGAC is a window from the Desulfobotulus mexicanus genome containing:
- a CDS encoding TIGR01777 family oxidoreductase, with translation MILHELRRQIRLPLSPEKVFEWHSRKDALLRLSPPWAMPVHLRQQSGLKTGGQVSMRIPLGPLSLPWKGYYPEVSAPFFFKDIQTKGPFAFWEHSHYFHPDAAGCRMEDILRFALPAGPAGNFFAAKMVKEKLEKLFHWRQHVLEDDLSAPLPRPMTILMSGSSGLVAESLIPALTTAGHRVIPLVRQRGISGTRFWNPEKGCADPDIMDGVDAVLHLGGEPIGEDTWTEEKKRRILQSRIQGTRFLVQAIKKASHPPKILISASAIGYYGHRKDSVLSEADSSGQGFLARVCRMWEEEALQAQDFCRVVCLRIGIGLTPRGGALARLYPLFSMGLGGTIGRGRAWMSWIAMEDLVRAIRFLLHAEEISGPVNLTAPQPLQARAFADTLGSTLKRPSGMQLPPSLLHLCLGEMGKEVLMSSTRAYPFKLEAAGFRFRYPDLKSALPMLTGKG